The Watersipora subatra chromosome 7, tzWatSuba1.1, whole genome shotgun sequence genomic interval TTCTTTTTTACATTAAGCCCTCACCTTTTTGTGGCTAGATACCATGTACGATCAACGCCTAGGTGACGAGCTTTATGTAGATAACGCAGTTTCCCTTGTATAATATCAGAAGTTGTTACATTGACAGCAGATACTTGTTTCTTCAACCATTTGTGAGGAGCTCTAGTCAGTTCATCCGCTTTATTGTTTTCAAACTTTACGAGAGTTATTTGTACGACCAACTGATACTCACTGATTAGATCATTTAGTAGATTGAGACGCCGTTTCACCAGCATTTCACTGTGGCCGTTCACCTTTGATCTTTTACAGTTCTGTAATACAGATTTCACTCATTCTAATACTGTGGCAAAGTCTGTCAAAATTGTCACATTTTTGAGATTCCATTTCATAGCCATATTGAATGCTTTGATAATTCATTTTAACTCTGCCATATTGATATGGGCCCCATCATTGACACCTCTCAACCAACTTACATCCTCTACTATCTGATTATCAATTTCGACACATGCTCCTATTGCCAAGCTGCTAGCATCACACAACACTTCACCACTCTCAGATTTAGGTACTTTCTATTGGCCAGTTACAGGGTGATGGCGGTGTATGCTGTTATCAATCTCATCTAATTTTTTCTTGACATTACTGGGTACCTCATCGTCCCACCCATAGGCGTTAATTCCTCTTTTGAGATAGCTACATGCTACTCGCAACCACCTTGCTACTGGATAGTGACCAATATACTTTCCACATATTGAGTACAGTTCTCATTTGGTCACAGTAGAATGCACTTCTGGCAGCTCAGAGTCTCTACTCCACTTGTGAGTACCGCTATTGGAAGTCTCTATTCTCCAACCCAGCACTCGTGCGCTTGACTGACTTTCTGGCTCTTTTGACAGTAAGCCGTACTTCTGCAGATGATCCTTCACTTTCAACGCTAACACAACAACTTTATTTACCACAATATCATCTATGTAATGATTTGTACCCTTGGCTATCTCCTCATCCATTGACAGAACCTTTGCTAAGATACGAAACATTATCTTAGGTGTCACATTCAAGCCAAACCCTAATCTTGTCATCACATACAACTGACCATTGAATCGAACAGCTTGAAACCGTTGTAGTGAACTGTCCAAATGAAGTTGTAGGTATGCCTTTTTCAGAtctaacatacatacatgtacattgtccGCTAATGATCTCAACTGCCTCAGTTTTTGTTGACATATAGCTACATCATTTCCAGGATTGCTGTTCACATGCTTGTTTAACTTCCTGCTATAGTCCATCACTGGTCTCACCTTTCTACCTTTGTTTGACTGAAAGACTGCCATCAGTGAAATTAGGCCATTTACGTTGCCATGAACCTTCACATCATGTGGCTCCAGCCAGCCATTAGAGATCCACTGCTCAATCTCACAGCTGTATTGTCCTTTATAGTCTGTGTTTATGGCATACTCAGCACATTGATTTTTCAATTCTGGTTCATggcttttccatttccatactaCCGTCTCCTTAGTTCCATCATGTACAGCTTTAAAGGCAGCATCTTCAATAGTCAAACAGTCTGTCTCAGGCTTTTTCAACTCGGAGTTATTTTCATATAACATAGCAACCACAGGTTGTGACGCGCATCCAAATGTTACCTTGTCTCTTGCACGTATTGTCACACCTTTAAGTTTTTAGATTCCGCCTACACCAAGAATCAACCCTCACCCACATACTAACTCAGGTACTACCAAGCAACGTAACTGGATAGTGTCACAATGGCCTATAGCTACATTGACGTCAGCTTCTCCACAGCATTGCGTGCTATTTCCATTTAACATCTTTACTGTCCTTTGTTGCTCTCTTATGCCAAAACCTAATTTACGAACAACACTTACTGAAGTTACCGACTGCTCACATCCACTATCAATTAGAGTTTTTATAGACAGTCTTTGAGTCGTCTCTGGTGTTGGTTGTTGGGAAGAGCATGCGACGCTGAGGTTCCCAATTCTTGTTTCCTTGCTGCTCCTTAGCTGTCCAGTTTCTGCTTGTATGACCGATGTTATTGCAGTTGTAACCACAAGTTGGCTTACTAGAAAAACTTTTCGTTTTTCTTCCTGTAGGACAATGTCTAGAAATATGTCCAAAACACTGAGCAAGCATAGCATTGAACACCCTTTCCTGGTTGATTACGTGTTTCATGTATAGCAGCACCACATACATAAATGACGCACCTGAATTTGAAGAAAGAACTGCTCGAGCTCTAGTTACAATTTCCTTTAACCCCATCTCCTCTACGGCAGCCGTAGCTTTAAGCTGGCATGCTACCTCTGATGGCAGCCCCGACACAAAAGCGCACTTGAGAAGCGGTTAATTAATACCTGccaattaatatattaatacacaTCAATTGGAT includes:
- the LOC137400492 gene encoding uncharacterized protein, yielding MGLKEIVTRARAVLSSNSDIVLQEEKRKVFLVSQLVVTTAITSVIQAETGQLRSSKETRIGNLSVACSSQQPTPETTQRLSIKTLIDSGCVTIRARDKVTFGCASQPVVAMLYENNSELKKPETDCLTIEDAAFKAVHDGTKETVVWKWKSHEPELKNQCAEYAINTDYKGQYSCEIEQWISNGWLEPHDVKVHGNVNGLISLMAVFQSNKGRKVRPVMDYSRKLNKHVNSNPGNDVAICQQKLRQLRSLADNVHVCMLDLKKAYLQLHLDSSLQRFQAVRFNGQLYVMTRLGFGLNVTPKIMFRILAKVLSMDEEIAKGTNHYIDDIVVNKVVVLALKVKDHLQKYGLLSKEPESQSSARVLGWRIETSNSGTHKWSRDSELPEVHSTNCKRSKVNGHSEMLVKRRLNLLNDLISEYQLVVQITLVKFENNKADELTRAPHKWLKKQVSAVNKDIEEVVKHCLVCKRVDSAPAHWETGQVYVERDWYRLATDITHYQGTPYLTVIDCGPSRFAIWRKLRNETSPTVMEQLDHIFCERGSPVEILSGNGPCYRSFQPLVDKWCVHHIYSCAYRASGNEVIERNHHTINRMLSRSGGTVNDMLYWYNNFRNADGVVPFKRLFNYNLQKKETTRILAKRDISLNPHKVGDQVYLKPGNAKCTSVWKTGKVTSLVSNTAVKVDDMTRHIGDTRFCWRVDKQPATLDCELDIANTNTNESTEGLVNFETPLVTKQTQQFFNCS